In one window of Camelina sativa cultivar DH55 chromosome 15, Cs, whole genome shotgun sequence DNA:
- the LOC104746864 gene encoding plant UBX domain-containing protein 12-like has protein sequence MLECQSMMEKLSPFVDMASLEIESLRRIKRTKRDEQEEEKEESEESTTSSSSSSSNAYFGFPNLPEEPTNRDFDQSVLCRIRVRLPDGRITQRSFLKSESVQLLWSYCNSQIDESERKLFKLIQAFPGDYKTLHYGSNTTFEQSGLANSVVSVTWV, from the coding sequence ATGCTTGAGTGTCAATCGATGATGGAGAAATTATCACCGTTCGTGGACATGGCTTCACTAGAGATCGAGTCTTTGCGAAGGATCAAACGCACCAAACGcgatgaacaagaagaagaaaaagaagaatcggAGGAGTCTACGACgtcgtcttcatcttcgtcatcaAACGCGTATTTCGGATTCCCTAACTTACCCGAAGAACCGACGAATCGCGATTTCGATCAAAGCGTTTTGTGCAGAATCCGCGTTCGGTTACCAGACGGGAGGATAACGCAGAGGAGTTTCTTGAAGAGTGAATCGGTTCAGCTTCTTTGGTCGTATTGTAATTCGCAGATTGATGAATCGGAGAGGAAGCTGTTTAAGCTGATCCAAGCGTTTCCTGGGGATTACAAGACTCTTCATTATGGATCTAATACTACTTTTGAACAATCTGGGCTTGCCAATTCTGTTGTTTCCGTTACTTGGGTCTGA
- the LOC104746866 gene encoding ribosome production factor 2 homolog: protein MLEIRTPKTGKAKRVLEKRAPKLVETGKKTLILHGTKTSATVSSVLMELYRLKKGGAIKYSRRNENIRPFESGGETSLEFFSQKTDCSIFVYGSHTKKRPDNLVLGRMYDHQVYDLIEVGIENFKSLLSFSYDKKFAPHEGTKPFICFTGEGFENVPELKHLKEVLTDLFRGEVVDNLNLTGLDRAYVCSAISPTKVFLTHCALKLKRSGTIVPRMELVEVGPSMDLVIRRNRLPNESLMKEAMRTSKDKPKKKEKNVDQDAVRGKIGKIYMPDQKLGEMHLPDKSKGLKRERKESKKLQEETDSKKKKKSSE, encoded by the exons ATGTTGGAAATACGAACTCCGAAGACTGGAAAAGCTAAACGTGTACTCGAGAAACGAGCTCCTAAGTTG GTTGAAACTGGGAAGAAGACGTTGATACTTCATGGAACAAAGACGAGTGCTACGGTTAGCTCTGTGTTGATGGAACTGTATCGTTTGAAGAAGGGAGGTGCTATCAAATACTCTAGGAGGAATGAGAATATTAGGCCTTTTGAGAGTGGTGGTGAAACCTCTTTAGAGTTCTTCTCTCAGAAAACAGATTGTAGCATTTTTGTG TATGGCTCTCACACAAAGAAAAGACCTGATAATCTTGTACTTGGGAGGATGTACGATCACCAGGTCTATGATCTTATAGAAGTTGGGATTGAGAACTTTAAATCTTTGCTTTCGTTTTCCTATGACAAGAAATTTGCACCTCACGAAGGAACGAAGCCTTTCATTTGCTTTACTGGTGAAGGTTTTGAGAATGTACCAGAGCTTAAGCATCTAAAAGAAGTTTTGACTGATCTGTTTCGTGGCGAG GTTGTGGATAATCTAAATCTTACTGGATTAGACCGTGCTTACGTATGTTCAGCTATATCCCCAACGAAGGTTTTCCTCACTCATTGTGCATTGAAGCTTAAAAGGTCAGGGACCATTGTTCCTAGAATGGAGCTTGTTGAAGTCGGTCCATCCATGGACTTGGTTATCAGGCGTAATCGTCTTCCTAACGAAAGCTTAATGAAAGAAGCAATGAGGACATCCAAGGATAAACCTAAGAAGAAG GAGAAAAACGTTGATCAAGATGCAGTACGTGGAAAGATTGGGAAGATTTATATGCCTGATCAGAAG CTTGGCGAGATGCACTTGCCTGATAAATCCAAGGGACTGAAAAGAGAGCGGAAAGAGAGTAAGAAGCTTCAGGAAGAGACTGattccaaaaagaagaaaaagtcttCTGAGTGA
- the LOC104746865 gene encoding dual specificity protein phosphatase 1 isoform X2 — protein MSSRDRGSPPSSSSSSLIPGGIDQYNEKGLYLGSVAAACNKNVLKDYNVTHILTIASSLKPAHPDDFVYKVVRVVDKEDTNLGVYFDECVDFIDEAKRQGGSVLVHCFVGKSRSVTIVVAYLMKKHGMTLDQALQHVKSKRPVASPNAGFIRQLQDLEKSMQGKQERIAQCQA, from the exons AT GAGTTCTAGAGACAGAGGATCAcctccttcttcgtcttcgtcttctttgaTACCAGGAGGAATAGATCAGTATAACGAAAAG GGTCTTTATCTTGGATCCGTTGCAGCAGCTTGTAACAAGAATGTTTTGAAAGATTACAATGTCACACATATCTTGACTATTGCTAGTTCTTTGAAACCAGCTCACCCTGATGACTTTGTTTACAAGGTTGTTCGAG TTGTGGATAAGGAAGATACAAATTTGGGAGTATACTTTGATGAGTGTGTTGATTTCATTGATGAAGCCAAGAGACAAGGCGGTAGTGTTCTTGTTCATTGCTTTGTTGGCAAATCACGGAG TGTCACTATAGTTGTTGCATACCTAATGAAGAAACACGGAATGACATTAGATCAAGCATTGCAACACGTTAAAAGCAAAAGACCAGTGGCAAGTCCTAATGCCGGTTTCATCAGACAGTTACAAGACCTAGAGAAGTCTATGCAAG GGAAGCAAGAACGGATTGCTCAATGTCAAGCATGA
- the LOC104746865 gene encoding dual specificity protein phosphatase 1 isoform X1: MSSRDRGSPPSSSSSSLIPGGIDQYNEKVKNQIQALVRVIKYARTCKEDNVPSLIEEGLYLGSVAAACNKNVLKDYNVTHILTIASSLKPAHPDDFVYKVVRVVDKEDTNLGVYFDECVDFIDEAKRQGGSVLVHCFVGKSRSVTIVVAYLMKKHGMTLDQALQHVKSKRPVASPNAGFIRQLQDLEKSMQGKQERIAQCQA; this comes from the exons AT GAGTTCTAGAGACAGAGGATCAcctccttcttcgtcttcgtcttctttgaTACCAGGAGGAATAGATCAGTATAACGAAAAGGTGAAGAATCAGATACAAGCACTTGTTCGTGTTATTAAATATGCTCGTACCTGTAAAGAAGACAATGTCCCATCTCTTATTGAAGAG GGTCTTTATCTTGGATCCGTTGCAGCAGCTTGTAACAAGAATGTTTTGAAAGATTACAATGTCACACATATCTTGACTATTGCTAGTTCTTTGAAACCAGCTCACCCTGATGACTTTGTTTACAAGGTTGTTCGAG TTGTGGATAAGGAAGATACAAATTTGGGAGTATACTTTGATGAGTGTGTTGATTTCATTGATGAAGCCAAGAGACAAGGCGGTAGTGTTCTTGTTCATTGCTTTGTTGGCAAATCACGGAG TGTCACTATAGTTGTTGCATACCTAATGAAGAAACACGGAATGACATTAGATCAAGCATTGCAACACGTTAAAAGCAAAAGACCAGTGGCAAGTCCTAATGCCGGTTTCATCAGACAGTTACAAGACCTAGAGAAGTCTATGCAAG GGAAGCAAGAACGGATTGCTCAATGTCAAGCATGA